CGGCGACATGTGGTTGCACGAGTGGTTCGCCTCCCGCCGCTACCAGGCCGCCACCGTGGCCCCGTCCCGAGAGTGGTGAGCGGCAATGGAACTCGACGCCGAAACCTACTGCCACGGCTGTGGTGCTCCGCTGGCATGGCGCATCACCCGGTCCCTGCCCCAGCTGACACCCCTGGACATCGAGCCCAGCGAGGACGGCACCGTGCGGGTAGACGACGACAACAGCGCAACCATCCTGGCCGGGCCTGCGCTGGCCCGCGCACGGGCTCAGCGGGCGGTGCTGTACGCCCGCCATATCCAAGGCCAGGACTGCCCGGACCTGTGGCCCGCCCAATCGGGCGAATTCGCTAATGAATTCAAATCCGAAATCCCAAAAGTTCCCAGTTTTTTGGCATTTCGGCCGCCGGACACCACCGCGCCCACCTCCCTTTTTCCCGACCAGGCCCGGCAACCGGGGGTAGGAACGCCGAGCCGAGCACCCACCGAAACGCCCTAATAGGCACCGATCAAGGAGACCCGATTATGCCCAGGCGACCCACGAATTCCCCTGAGCAAGGCCAGGATTCGATGTTCCCGGAATTGCCGAACACCGATGCCGTGGTCCGCACTCAGCCCGGCCGCCACGCGGCGGCCGTGGAACTGGCGATCAAGGCGGCCCGCGACGACCACGCGCTGGTCGACGCCGACGAGGCCGCGCTGACGCTCGTGCGCGCCGGTGCCTGGGCACTGGATGTCTTCGAGGCCCAGAACAAGCCCTACGGCCCGAGCAAGCTTCTCGGCCCGGTGCTGGACGCGCTGAAGGAACTGCGGATGACGCCCGAGACCAGGGCTACCGCGCAACACGACACCCTGGAGGAGCTGCTCCGTGAACTCGCTACCCCAACCCCTGACGCCCCCGCCCCGGTTCGCGACTCCGCGCAACCCGAGTAGGCCCACCTTCGGCCCGGCCGTGGCCAAGGTCTCGGCCGCCATGGGCCAGCCGCTCATGCCCTGGCAACGCCAGGTAGCCGACACCGCGCTGGAAGTGGACGAGCGCGGCCGGTTCGTGCATTCGCTCGTGGTCATCTCCGTACCGCGCCAGTCCGGAAAGACCACCCTGGTCCTGGCAAATGCCGTGCACCGCTGCGTGTTCCGCGCCAACCAGCGCGCCTGGCACACCGCCCAGACCGGCCAGGACGCACGCGACCAGTGGCGGGAGATGGCGGGCCGCCTGCTGCGCTCCCCGCTCAACCCGCTCATCACGGTGAAATGGGGTGCCGGTGACTCCCGGATGATCTTCGCCACCGGCTCCGAGCTACGCCCGCACCCGCCGACCGTGGACGCCCTGCACGGCAAACAGTCCGACCTCAACGACATCGACGAGGGATGGGTGTTCGACGACGCCCAGGGCGCGAACCTCATGCAAGCCATCGTGCCCACCCAGGCGACCCGTCCCGGTGCCCAGACCATCATCCTGTCCACCATGGGAACCGCGAATTCCACGTGGTTCCATGGCCTTTCGGATCGCGGGCGGGACGGCGATCCGGGTGTGTGCTATTTCGAGTGGTCGATTCCCGAGACCGCAGACCCGCTGGACCTGGACGTGGTGGCCGCCCACCACCCCGCCTACGGCCACACCATCGACATGGACGCACTCAAGCGGGCGCGAGACCAGCTCGGCGACAAGCCCGGTGAGTTCGCCCGCGCCTACGGCAACCGGCGTACCGGTGCCGGGGAACGGCTGTTCCCGCGCTGGGAGGAGGCACAGACAGCGGTCGCGTTCCCCGACGATGCCCGGCCCGCGTTCGGTGCGGCGGTCTCGATCGACCGCAGCGAAACCGCCATCGTGGCCGCCGCGCTGGTCGACGGAATGCCCGTGCTCGAGCTGATCGAATGCCGCCCCGGCACATCCTGGGCGGCACCGCGGCTTGCCCAGCTGGCCGCCGGACACCGCAACCACGGCGTAGCTGTCGACCAGTACGGCCCCTCGGGCACCCTGGCCGACGAACTGGGCCGCCTCGGGGTGACGTTGCTGCCGATCGGCATCCGCGATATCACCGCCGCAGCGGCGAACCTGCTCGACCGTCTGAACCCCAAAGACGGTGGCCCCATAGGGATTCGGTTCCGCACCGATCCGGCGTTCTCGGCCGCCGCCGACATCGCGGCGCTACGCCCGGTGGGTGATGCGGTGGCGCTGTCGCGGCGCTCGCCCGGCTCGATCGCCGCTCTGGAGGCCGGGGCGCTGGCCGCCTACGCCCTGGATCATCAAGGCGCGCCAAGCGCCGTGCCGTTGGTGGTTTTCGGATGAGGGTCCGTACCGATGCCACCGATCACATGGTGCTGACTGTCTGCGATTGTGGCTGGCGATTCGCTGGCGACTCCTACGGCCAGAACGCCCGCGCCGTGCGTGACCACGCTCGCACCGCCCACTACGACGACCCTCGAGCGGTGAAACGCGCTGCTGATTCTGCGCGTGTCGCGTCGCGGCGTGAGAGTCGCAAATGTGCGCAGGATCGAAGGCATGGGATTCATTCGGTCCTTGCTGGCGATTCGCTCGCTGCCGGAGTTGGCAGCGGCGCATAGCAATGCCGTTCAGGTTGCCTCACCGTTCTCGCCCTATCCGAACCACATGAATCAGGTGGTTTGGCCCGATCTGGTGGGGCTGGAGAACGTGCTCCCGATGACGCGCCTGGAGGCCATGACCGTCCCGGCCATGGCCCGTGCGCGCCGGATCATCGTGGGCAGCATCGCGCGAATGCCGTTGCGCGCCTACAAGGGCGACGACTTGCTGACCTCGCAGCCGGCCTGGATCGACCGCACCGACGGACCGGTGAGCCCGTTTCACCGAATGCTGTGGACGGTGGATGACCTGCTGTTCTACGGCTGGTCGCTCTGGGGCTTGTCACGTGACGATGCGGGCCAGGTGATCGCGGCCGGGCGAATCCCCTGGGAGCGCTGGGAATTCGACACCGTAGGCCGAATCGTGGTCGACGGGGAGCTGGTCGCCGACAGTGACGTGTGCCTGATCCCCGGCGTAGACGAGGGCCTGCTGTACTTCGCCCAGCGCGCGATCCGGCACGCGGCCAAGCTGATCGCCGCCGCCGACTCCGCCGCCTCGACGCCGACGCCGAACCTCGAGCTACACCAGACCACCGACGCCCCGATGCCCCAGGCCGAAATCGACGCGTTGGTGGCCGCCTGGGCCGCCGCGCGGCGCGGCGCGAACGGCGGTGTCGCCTACACCAACAACGCGATCGAGCTGCGCGAGCACGGCGCACCGAATGAGCACCTGCTGATCGAGGGCCGCAACGCCGCCGCTGTCGACATCGCGCGCGCTGCCGGTCTGCCCGCCGCCTCGATCGACGCGACCGGCCCCACGGCCTCGCTCACCTACGAGACCACCCAGGGCCGCAACGCCGAGCTGGTGGACTACGGCCTGGCCCCGTACATGTCGGCGATCTCCGCGCGCCTGGGCATGGACGACATGGTGACCCGTGGGCACCGAATCGCTTTTGACACAGAGGATTTCGTCGGTCCTGCCATTCGCGTGCAGGTGCCCGACGAGGGCGGGCCAGCCGCTAGCCCGTCCGCCGCGCCCGGTGCGTCGCGCCCTTCGCCGCCGGGCGCGGCCAGTCCGTCGACCCCAGGAGTGCGCCAGTGAACACCGAGAACGGTTGGCCTGTCATCCCCGCGTCCGAGCTGGACCGTGGCCCGGTCCCCGGCACCCGCGCCGTGGTCGAGCTGCGCGCCGGTGACGTGTCAACGGTCCTGAAGGGCTGGGCCGCCTGGTACCACCGCAACGTCGAACCGATCGACCCCGGCCAGCGCGACGAGTGGGGCTGGTCGGCCACGAACGACGTGTGGAACTCCAACCACCTGTCCGGCACCGCTATCGACATCAACGCCATGCGCTACCCGTGGAAGCACTACACGATGCCCGCCGACAAGGTGGCCGTCGTGCGCCGGGGCCTGGACCTGTTCGAGGGCACCGTGTTCTGGGGCCGCGACTGGGGCGAGATGGGCTCGTGGCCGGACGAAATGCACTACCAAATCGGCTGCAACGCACAGGAATTGGCGCGCTTCGCCGCGCGATTGAACGCCGGACATCTCGGCATCTACGGACCGGAGGACGACATGGCACTGACCGATGAGGATCTGGACCGGATCGCCGCGCACATCTGGGGTGAGATCACCAAAAACCAAGCCGGACAGCCAGTCTCGCGAGAAGACATGGTCAAGTTCATGGACACCCATATCAACGAGATCTCCGCGAAGCTGGATCGCGTTGTGAAGGCGCTGAGCGGCGGTGATCACAAATGATGTGGCTGCTGTACCTGTCATTCGCACTGGCCTGCACAGCGCTGATCTCGGTGGGCGCGGTTGTCGTGCTGCTGGTCTCGATCACCAACGCGCTCGCCGAGCGCCGACCGGAGTTCGTGAGGCGATGAGTAGTGCCCCGCCCCCCGAACAGCCGACGCAATGCGCGCACCCAGCGCGAGCGGCGGCCCGGTCGACAGCTGCCACGCTGGTCGGCCTCGGCCCCCTGGTCCCGCTGCTGGTCGCCCAGCTCGGTCAATCCCGCGCCGCTGTCGTCGTCGCGGTCGCACTCGCCGGTAACGCCGTCATCACCCGCGTACTCGCCATCCCTGAAGTGGAGGAGTGGTTGAAGCACGTCATGCCGTGGCTTGCCGCTGAATCCCCGTCCAGTCCACGGAGGCAGTCATGACCGAAATCCTGTGCACCGTCGCCGGTATCGCCGACGTGAGCGCCGACGCACAGCGGCGCATCATCACCGGGCTTGCACTGCCCTACGGCGTGCAGGGCCGCACCAATCGCGGCGCGGTGACCGTGGAGCCCGGAGCGATCGCGATACCGAGCGATCTCAAGCGCGTGAAGCTCTACCGCGACCACCGCCGCCCGGACGGCACCGGTACCCCGGTCGGCTACGTCGCCACCGCCAGCGACACCCCGGCCGGGCTGGCGCTGAGTTTCAAAGTCGGCTCCGGCGCGGACGGCGATCTGGCCCTGACCGACGCGTCCGAAGGAATCCGCGACGGCCTGTCGGTCGAGCTGTCCGGGGTGCGGCTGTCCCCAGACGGAACGCGCGTACTGGCCGCAACTCTCGACGCCGTGGCGCTGGTCGCCATCCCTGCTTTCGCCGATGCCCGCGTGCACACCGTCCAAGCCGCCAGCGGCGGACCCGATCACCCCACCACCCAGGAGGACACCATGCCCGAGATCACCGAACCAGCCGCCGACTTCACCGCCTCGGCAACCACACCCCCGCCGGAGCCGACCGAAGCGCCGGCCGTGCAGGTGCCCTCAGTTGCCCCGGCCCCGGCCGCCGCACCGTTCGGCCTGCACGCCGCTCGCACCGAACCGCGCCCTATGACCTGGGCTCAGGTGCGCGAGACCTTGCACGCTGCCCGCCAGGGCGACACCACGTTGCACGCCGCGCTGGCCGACATCACCCGATCGGCGAACCCGTGGGTCTCGCCGGACGGCTGGGTGGGTGAGCTGTGGTCGGGCGTCGCCTACGAACGGGTGGTCGTGCCGCTGCTCAATCCGGGCACGCTGACGCACTGGAAGGTGACCGGCTGGCGCTGGGTCGTCAAGCCCCAGGTGGACGACTACGCCGGTGACAAGACCGAGGTTCCCACGAACACCCCGACCACCGAAACGGTGGGGGTGGAAGCCAAGCGGCTTGCAGGTGCGCACGACCTCGACCGCAAGTTCTGGGACTTCAACGACCAGGAATTCATCGCCTCGTACTTCGCGGCCATGGCCGAGTCCTACGCCTACGAGTCCGACCAGCGGGCAGCAGCTTTCACGATGGCATCGGCCACCGCGGCTGGTTCGGCTCCGAACCTGCTGAAGGCCGTGGCCAAGGGCCGCACGTACCTGAAGACCAACGCCCGCGCCCGCGCGTCCTACGTCTTGGTCAACCCGACCGACATGGAAGCGCTGCTCGACCTCACCAACGACGACGTACCGGCCTACCTCGAGCTGCTGGGTATCGACCCCCGCAACTTCGTGGATTCCGAATTCGTCCCGGCCGGAACCGTCGTCGTCGGCGCACGCCCGGCCGCGACGTTCTACGAACTCGCCGGTTCCCCGATCCGGGTGGAAGCGGTCGAGCTGGCCAAGGGTGGCCGCGACGGTGCCCTGTTCGGCTACTACGCGACGTTGCTGCACAACGCCAAGGGCATCGCAAAAGTCACCATCACCCCGGCGCCGTAAGGAGTTCCGGCCATGACCGCACCCGTCCAGGCCCCGGCCACCGATGCCGCCGTGAAGGCATATCTCCGGCTGGATGACATCGGCGATGAGGCCACGCTGACCGCGACCGTGAACGCGGTGAACGCGCTCATGGTCGAGTGGTTCGGTGCGCCGGTGTCCCCGGCCGTCTGGTCTGAGACCAAGCGCCAGGGTGCGGTCATGCTCGCGGCGCGGGTGTTCCGGCGTCGCAACTCCCCCGCCGGTGTCGAGAGCTTCGGCGAACTGGGTCCGATCTACGTGCAGCGCAACGACCCCGACGTGGGCCAGCTGCTGGGGATCGGTGCCTACGCGCGACCGGTGGTCGGCTGATGGCCACGTTCGATATCGCCCAGATCCTCGACGGCCTGGCCGACGAACTGAAGGCAGCCGGTGTTCGCGCGGCCGTCGACCCTCGCGACCTCAATCCGCCGTGCGCCTGGGTGGTCGCCCGCTCTATCGCGCATGAGTTGCTGGGCGGGGGCGGCACCGTCGCCGTGGAGATCTATCTGATCGCTCCGGATTCCGGTGCGCCCCAGGCGTATCGGACGCTCACCGACCTGTTGGACAAGGCGCTGACCGTGCTGGAACCCGACGCCGACACCTCGCTGTCGGAAGCGGTCACCCTGCCCGGCGGGGGCGGCCCACTGCCCGCGTTCCGCCTGACCGTGAACATCGAAACCTGTTAGGAGACAACGCAATGCCTGTCAAAAGCTACAAGATGGGGCCGGGCACACTCACCCTCGGCGAAGTCGGAAGCCTGATCGACATCTCATGCCAGATCACCTCCGCGACCCTGGCCCCGGACAAGGACAAAGAGGACGACCTCAACACCCTGTGCGGCGACGTGGTGCCTGGAGAGGTGACCTACTCGTGGGCGCTGAACGCGACCATCGTGCAGGACCTCACCACCGGCGGCATCAACGAATGGTCGCTGACCCACGCGGGCGAACAGGTGCCGTTCAAGTTCGTTCCGAACACCGCCCTGGAGAAGGGCTATCAAGGCGTGCTCACCGTCGACCCGCTGGCGATCGGCGGCGACGTGAAGACCCGCCCGACCTCCGACGTGGAATGGTCGCTGGTCGGCCAGCCCGCACCCTACGACCCGACGCCGTAATGCCCTACGCACGCGTCTACGGGTCCAGCCAGCTACAGCGCACGCTGAAGCGGGCCGGGGTCGGCATGGACGACCTGAAGGACCTGCACAAGGACGGCGCGGAACTGGCCGCCGCGCGTGCCCGGATCATCGGGCCGCGTCGCACCGGCCGTCTGGTCGGCACGGTCCGCGTCTCGGGTACCGCCCGTGCCGGTGTGATCCGGATGGGCAACACCGCCACCCCCTACGCCAACCCGATCCATTGGGGCTGGCCCGCCCGGGGCATCGAAGCCAACCCGTTCGTGACCCGCGCGGCCCAGGAAACCGAGTCCGAATGGGTCGAGCTCTACGAGCGCCGCAGCAAAGAACTACTCGACCAAGTCAGGGGAATTTGAAATGGCAATTGCGCGAATCGTTTTGAACGTCGAAATGCTCGACGGCACCGAGCACCTAGACGTGCAAACCACGGTGGCCGACCAGATGGCCTACGCCCGTACCCGGCGCACTCACAAGTGGGACGCACCCCAGGACGACCCGTTGACGTTCGTGACGTTCCTGGCCTTCGCCGCGCTGCGCCGCACCGGCGCGTTCGCGGGCGGCTGGGACGAGTTCGTGGCCCAGGCCGCCGCCGTCGCGGAAACCGAGCGTGACGAGGTGTGCCCTACGAATCCGGTTCCGTCGAACGACTGATAGTCGAACTGGCTATTGCGACGAACACGCTTCCCTCGCAATGGCTTTCGGAACCGGATGACGTGATAGCCACCGCGATAGCGGTGCTGGAGGAGAACGCGCAACGAGCGAAAGGGTAGGCAGATGGCCGGACGCACCGCGATCCTGTCGGTACGGATCGTCGGCGACGGCTCCGACGCGCGCCGCGAACTCGAGCGCACCTCCCGCGCGGTCAGCGGGTTCGCCTCCACCGTCCACAAGGTAGCCGCGGTGACCTCCCTCATCGCGTTCGCGATCGGCGCGGTCGGCAACCTAGGCATTGGATTCGTCGGCCTGGGCCTGCTCGCCGCGCCCGCGCTGGCCGCAATCGCCCTCGGCATGGAGGGCATCAAGCAAGCCGCAGGCGCGGCGGCCCCGGCGCTGGCCCGACTCAAACAAGCCGTGTCGGGCACCTTCGCGCGCGAAATGCGGCCCGCCTTCGAGCAACTGGCCGGGCTCATGGATCGCATCACCCCGGCCATGCAGGGCATAGCGTCGGCGGTCTCGGGAGTCTTCGCCGCTGTCGTCGGTCAGCTAGCCGGCCCCGGCGCTGCCGCCCTAGACACCCTGCTAGCCGGGGCACAGAAGTTCATCGCCGCGCTCGGCCCCGGCCTGGCGCTGCTGACACAAGGTCTGCTCGATCTGGGCGCGGCCGCCGCGCCCGTGGCCGACAAGATCGGCGCTGCCTTCGGTGGCGTCTTCGCCTCGATCGGTGAGGCATTCTCGCGCCTGGCCGCAGACGGCACACTGACCCGACTATTCGATGGTTTCGCCCAGGCCCTCTCCGGCATCTCGGCCTTCCTCGGTCCCCTGGTCGAGCTGTTCGCCCGACTAGGCGCGGTGGTCGGTCCGGCGCTGGGCAGCATCTTCACCAGCCTGGGCACCGTACTCACCAGCATCACACCTGCTTTCGAGCGCATGGCCGCCACGATCGGCGGTGCGCTCGTGCAAGCCCTGGACGCCATCGTCAGCACCGGAGCCCTTCCCCTGATCGCGACCGCCCTAGCCGACGTCATGGCGGCCGTAGCCCCGCTGATCGGCCCCCTGGCTCAGCTGGCGGGCATCCTCGCGGGCGGTCTGGCCCAGCTCATCTCCGCACTGGCCCCCGCCTGGGCCGCCGTAGCCCAGGCCCTTTCCGGCGCGCTCGTGCAGATCCTCCCGACCGTCGCGGATATGTTCGCCCGGCTCGCCCCGGTGATCGAGCAAATCGCGACCCAGATCGGAACATCACTGGTTCAGGCGATTACGGCCCTGGCCAGCTCCGGCACCCTGGAACAACTCGTGCAGGCATTCGCGGACCTGCTCGTGGCCGTGCTGCCCTTGCTGCCGACCGTGGCGCGGTTCGCCGCCGAGCTGCTGCCGCTGGTCGTCCAGGGCCTCATTCTGGCCGCGCCGATGACGATTGCTCTGGTCAACGCCATGACCTCGCTGGCGAATATCGTTGCGGGATACGTCAATTCGGGCCTCGAGCTGTTCGGCTCGATCGTCGACCGGATACCGGGCTGGGTATCGGGAGCCGCCAGCGCCGCGCGCTCGGCCTTCGCTGCGATCGCCTCCGCGATTCAGACCGTGGTGAACGCGGTCCAATCGCTGATTGGTCTGCTGGGCTCGATCCGGTTCCCGTCGCCGCCGTCGTGGTTGTCGCGGTTCTTCGGCGGCCCGGCCGCTGAGCTGGTCGGGATCTCCACCGGCGCAAACGCGTTCATGCGGTTTCTGCCCCAGGGATTCGACACCTTCGCCGCGCCCGGCCCCGAGCTGGCCGCCGCCGCGCCGCCGCTGATGGGGTGGGCCGCTGCCGCCTCGGCCGGGCCGCCCCCCCAGATCACGAACGTGACCATCAACGTGTCCGGCGCGGTCGACCCGCAAGCCACGGCATTGCAAATCGAACGGCTGCTACGCGGACGGAACATCACCGTGGGCGCATCGGCCGCCATCGACCTGCGGGTGGGCTGAGCCATGCCATTCAACCCGACGCCGTACATCGTCTTCGACGGTGAGCGCGTGCAGTGCGACGCGGACCTGATCGGCACCGCGCCCCTGGCGCTGGCCGGTATCAAGGTCGATTGGGGGCGCGACGACTACATTTCGCACTCACGTCCCGGCACCGCCCAGCTGTCCATTCTCGACCGCACTGGCACCTGGGCGGAGAAGGTGACCGCGAAATCGGTTATAGGCCGTCGCATTTCGCTGCACTGGGAGCACACCGCCAGCGGTACCAGCCAACGCTGGTTTGCCGGGCGGGTGACAGGTGCCGTGGCGCGGCCGGCCTCGACACCGGGCGCGTGGATCATCTCGATTACCGCGGCTGCCAAGGACGCCGACATGGGAAACATCGTCATGTCGCCGGGCACCTGGCCCACCGAAACGATGATCACCCGAGCCAACCGCATCGCGACCGCAGCGGCGCCAGCGGAGATCGAAGCGTTCTACTTCTACCCGGGGTCGGTCAATATCCAGTGCTGGCCCCTCGACATCAAGGGCCGCGACCTGCATTCGCTGGCCGATGAGTTCTACATGTCCATGGGCGACACCTACAGCTACCACCCACACACCAACGTGGTTCGCCACCTGTACCGCCGCTCGTACGCGGTGAACATCTTCCTGGTCCAGATGCCAGACGGCCTGGTCTACGTGCAGGCGTCGAACATCAACTATGACTCCCAGGTCTACAAGGGCACCGGCCTGCCCGGGTGCGAGACCTCGACCGACGAGGGAATCCAGCTCGCCCCGAACTCAGTGGTCACCCGCGTACAAGTCGGGTGGAAGGAGGCACCCAGCGGCGGCACGGATGTGACCACCGTCGTGCAGACCTCGGAGGGAGATACCAACGGGCGCAGGACTGTTCAGTTCACCAGCTGGATAGACAACGGCGTCCACATTGACCCCATGGTGACTGAAGTCCTCGCGCGCGGCCAGTACGAGGGAGCGCTACCCAAACACCCGCCGGTCACCTGGGACACTCGCCGCACCCACGGGTTCCACTCTCAGGCCGAAGCCGAAGTGTTCACCCTCGCCGCTGAAACCCAAGGCGCGGTGTACATCTCGGGTTCGATCTACTCGGCCTGGCTTCCCAACATCGTGCCCGTGGCCGCGATCATCGGCGGCACCATCGAATACGACGGCGGATGGATCATCCGCACCACGCTGCAATACATCTGGAAGACCAACGCCACCGCCCAAGTCATCTGGAACGACCTCGACCAAGCCCTGCACTGGCGGACCAACGCCACCCACGAACTGGCGTCCTCAGTGACCTGGAACGACTTCCGCTACCTCACCCACCCCGGCGTCTATCTACCGTCCTAGGAGGCCAGCATGCCCGGCGAAACACCCCTGTACCACTGGCCCTACCCCACCCAAACCGATCCGGTTTGGCAAGGCGCACAACAGGTGCAAGCGCTGGCCACTGCCATCGAATCCACCTTCTCGGGCGCGACCATCCCCCCGGGCTCCGGCGCGCCGCCCACCGCCTCGGCGGTCCGCACCTCCGGCATGAACGCCACAAACGCAACCGACACACTGGTGACGTGGCAGGCCGCCGAGTGGGACTCCGCGCCAGGCGGACAGGCCCAGTACTCGACCGCCGGTCTCACGTGCCGAGTTGCTGGCCTCTACCTGATCGAAGCCGTCTGGACCTGGGCCGCGAACGGCACCGGCCGCCGGGCCCTGAAGATCACCAAGAACTCAACAGCCAGCGCCGGTTCCATCCTCGCGCGCGCCGAGAACGCCAACAGCTGGGACAACGTCGTCATGGCGTCCGGTGTGCGCCGCCTGGCAGTGAATGACGTTGTGCGCCTGCTAGTTACGCAGGACAGCGGCGGCACACTAAGCGGCGGTCAAACCATGTTCGCCGACGTACGCGGGCGGCTGACCATGACCTACGTGCGCGCCATACCCTAGTCAGATTTTGTCGAGTCGAGCACCCATTGCCGGTAGCCCGGGTGCACATCAACGACCGGGACGGCGAGGACCTGCGGTGTGTCGTCGGCATGCTCCGCGTTCGCCCGCTCGATGATCTCCGGCACGAGCGACCGCCGGGTGTGCAGGACGACGAGGTTCTCTCCGTCGTCGTGAATCTGGCCGTCCCACCGGTAGATCGAGCGGATACCGGGAATGATGTTCCCGCACGCTGCCAGCCGGTCACTCACCAGCCGCCGCGTGAACTCAGCCAACCACTCCGGGTCGGACGCAGTGACGGACACATCTACTAGTTCGGTCTCGTTGGCCATGTCCGCAAGTTTCCATCAGTGGCGACCAGTTCCGCTATCACCTGTTCGACATGGTCACGTTCGCGGGCGATCGCACCCCACCCGCGGATTACCAATCCCGCTTGGCTCAGGCCAACCCACGAACCGACCATGTGCGAGCCGTGCGGGTGCAATGCGAAATACAGTGCGCCCTTTGACCGCACAGCGCCATCGGTCGCGACGTACCAGCCCATCACGGATTCGCCATCCCATAGCCGCATCTCGCCGCGCCATTCGTAGCTTCCCTCGGTGACGCTGCGGGCACGCGATCCGTCGATAGCGAGCACCGCGCCGTCCTGCGCGATTGTCAACGGGTGGACGTCAATCCGTTCGACCTCATCCATCCATGTTTGCCACGCCGCCCACCATCGGCCAGTCAAGTCCAGACCCTGCGGCTCCATGCCCGCCAGCTCGGTCAGTGAAACCTCGAGAACCGCCGCCAGCGCGGCGGCGGTCGACAGGGACGGCTCGGACTCGCCGTTTTCGTAGCGCGAGATCGTTCGCTTGTCGACGCCTACCGCCGCGCCCAGCGCTTCCATGCTGAGGTTCTTCGCCTCCCGAGACCGGCGGATCACATCGCCTGTACTGCTCACCGCTTCATCCTCTCTCGTCTCACCGAACCCGCGCAA
The nucleotide sequence above comes from Nocardia sp. XZ_19_385. Encoded proteins:
- the cutA gene encoding divalent-cation tolerance protein CutA; amino-acid sequence: MANETELVDVSVTASDPEWLAEFTRRLVSDRLAACGNIIPGIRSIYRWDGQIHDDGENLVVLHTRRSLVPEIIERANAEHADDTPQVLAVPVVDVHPGYRQWVLDSTKSD
- a CDS encoding HK97 gp10 family phage protein; the protein is MPYARVYGSSQLQRTLKRAGVGMDDLKDLHKDGAELAAARARIIGPRRTGRLVGTVRVSGTARAGVIRMGNTATPYANPIHWGWPARGIEANPFVTRAAQETESEWVELYERRSKELLDQVRGI
- a CDS encoding helix-turn-helix domain-containing protein, whose protein sequence is MSSTGDVIRRSREAKNLSMEALGAAVGVDKRTISRYENGESEPSLSTAAALAAVLEVSLTELAGMEPQGLDLTGRWWAAWQTWMDEVERIDVHPLTIAQDGAVLAIDGSRARSVTEGSYEWRGEMRLWDGESVMGWYVATDGAVRSKGALYFALHPHGSHMVGSWVGLSQAGLVIRGWGAIARERDHVEQVIAELVATDGNLRTWPTRPN
- a CDS encoding phage portal protein, with protein sequence MNQVVWPDLVGLENVLPMTRLEAMTVPAMARARRIIVGSIARMPLRAYKGDDLLTSQPAWIDRTDGPVSPFHRMLWTVDDLLFYGWSLWGLSRDDAGQVIAAGRIPWERWEFDTVGRIVVDGELVADSDVCLIPGVDEGLLYFAQRAIRHAAKLIAAADSAASTPTPNLELHQTTDAPMPQAEIDALVAAWAAARRGANGGVAYTNNAIELREHGAPNEHLLIEGRNAAAVDIARAAGLPAASIDATGPTASLTYETTQGRNAELVDYGLAPYMSAISARLGMDDMVTRGHRIAFDTEDFVGPAIRVQVPDEGGPAASPSAAPGASRPSPPGAASPSTPGVRQ
- a CDS encoding terminase, whose amino-acid sequence is MNSLPQPLTPPPRFATPRNPSRPTFGPAVAKVSAAMGQPLMPWQRQVADTALEVDERGRFVHSLVVISVPRQSGKTTLVLANAVHRCVFRANQRAWHTAQTGQDARDQWREMAGRLLRSPLNPLITVKWGAGDSRMIFATGSELRPHPPTVDALHGKQSDLNDIDEGWVFDDAQGANLMQAIVPTQATRPGAQTIILSTMGTANSTWFHGLSDRGRDGDPGVCYFEWSIPETADPLDLDVVAAHHPAYGHTIDMDALKRARDQLGDKPGEFARAYGNRRTGAGERLFPRWEEAQTAVAFPDDARPAFGAAVSIDRSETAIVAAALVDGMPVLELIECRPGTSWAAPRLAQLAAGHRNHGVAVDQYGPSGTLADELGRLGVTLLPIGIRDITAAAANLLDRLNPKDGGPIGIRFRTDPAFSAAADIAALRPVGDAVALSRRSPGSIAALEAGALAAYALDHQGAPSAVPLVVFG
- a CDS encoding M15 family metallopeptidase — protein: MNTENGWPVIPASELDRGPVPGTRAVVELRAGDVSTVLKGWAAWYHRNVEPIDPGQRDEWGWSATNDVWNSNHLSGTAIDINAMRYPWKHYTMPADKVAVVRRGLDLFEGTVFWGRDWGEMGSWPDEMHYQIGCNAQELARFAARLNAGHLGIYGPEDDMALTDEDLDRIAAHIWGEITKNQAGQPVSREDMVKFMDTHINEISAKLDRVVKALSGGDHK